Proteins found in one Nocardia brasiliensis ATCC 700358 genomic segment:
- a CDS encoding MerR family transcriptional regulator: protein MMNGVTIGQAAAFAGVTVKTVRHYHKHGLIEEPARDSSGYRRYGSDELLRLVQVRALASAGIPLAEIGPLLDADAAQFATALTEAERLLNERIADLVARRDTLHRLADGDRALLPDRACALLDRMAELGFDPGYVTVQREALVLTRALVPNGFDGFLAQLEHRFSDPGHIDLAKRGWAAESWDPDDPRVAELATAMVEHYLADTTSLAKVTDLNAWTNAATQYKLINNHHDSPVSARLTALVEAELRAAGLPIPHR, encoded by the coding sequence ATGATGAACGGCGTCACGATCGGGCAGGCGGCGGCCTTCGCCGGTGTCACGGTCAAAACCGTGCGGCACTATCACAAGCACGGGTTGATCGAGGAACCCGCGCGCGACAGCTCCGGCTATCGCCGCTACGGCTCGGACGAGCTGCTGCGGCTCGTCCAGGTCCGTGCCCTGGCCTCGGCCGGCATCCCGCTGGCCGAGATCGGGCCGCTGCTCGACGCCGACGCCGCGCAGTTCGCCACCGCCCTGACCGAGGCCGAGCGCCTGCTGAACGAGCGGATCGCGGACCTGGTCGCGCGGCGCGACACACTGCACCGGCTCGCCGACGGCGACCGCGCCCTGCTGCCCGACCGCGCCTGCGCGCTGCTCGACCGGATGGCGGAACTCGGTTTCGATCCCGGCTATGTGACCGTGCAACGCGAGGCCCTGGTGTTGACGCGGGCCCTGGTGCCGAACGGTTTCGACGGTTTCCTGGCCCAACTCGAACACCGATTCAGCGATCCTGGGCACATCGACCTGGCCAAACGCGGCTGGGCCGCGGAGAGCTGGGATCCCGACGATCCGAGGGTCGCAGAACTCGCCACCGCCATGGTCGAGCACTACCTCGCCGACACCACATCGCTCGCGAAAGTCACCGACTTGAACGCCTGGACCAACGCCGCCACCCAGTACAAGCTGATCAACAACCATCACGATTCCCCGGTCTCGGCCCGCCTCACCGCGCTGGTCGAGGCCGAACTGCGCGCCGCGGGCCTGCCGATCCCCCACCGCTAG
- a CDS encoding serine hydrolase domain-containing protein produces the protein MTTDTVVLERPELQQAIQSMVDSGFLGITLRVHDERGEWTGSAGLSKLGETAAPPIDGHVRIGSNTKTFIATVVLQLVAEGKIDLDAPLAGYLPEFELDSRITVRMVLQHTSGVFNFTGEFYTERENESAVPWNDGWVVRGIAWSGQEWVENRFKTYRPEELVELALAKPARFEPGAGWSYSNTNYVLARLLIEKVSGRPYAAEMQRLILGPLGLTDTVAPTVKQEIAEPHAHAYYRYEDAAGVAHTVDVTRQNPSWISSGGDMISTTRDLHTFIAALVGGRLLPAELLAQMFTPHPEFGYGLGVFVQEAPNGGGTIITHNGGIAGHGALMYSSLDGSKTLTATLNSVDDADLSLSGAFQQGMQRLVAAVFGGEQAE, from the coding sequence ATGACCACCGATACCGTTGTTCTGGAACGCCCGGAACTGCAACAGGCCATCCAGAGCATGGTCGATTCGGGCTTTCTGGGAATCACCCTGCGCGTGCACGACGAGCGCGGCGAATGGACCGGGAGCGCGGGGCTGAGCAAGCTGGGCGAGACGGCCGCGCCGCCGATCGACGGGCACGTCCGGATCGGCAGCAACACAAAGACTTTCATCGCGACCGTGGTGCTGCAACTGGTGGCCGAGGGCAAGATCGACCTGGACGCACCGCTGGCCGGCTACCTGCCCGAGTTCGAGCTGGATTCGCGGATCACGGTGCGCATGGTGTTGCAGCACACCAGCGGGGTCTTCAATTTCACCGGCGAGTTCTACACCGAACGCGAGAACGAATCGGCCGTGCCGTGGAACGACGGCTGGGTGGTCCGCGGGATCGCCTGGTCCGGCCAGGAGTGGGTGGAGAACCGGTTCAAGACCTACCGCCCCGAGGAACTGGTCGAGCTGGCCCTGGCCAAGCCCGCCCGGTTCGAGCCGGGCGCGGGCTGGAGCTACTCCAACACCAACTATGTGCTGGCCAGGCTGCTGATCGAAAAGGTGAGCGGCCGCCCCTACGCCGCGGAGATGCAACGGCTGATCCTGGGACCGCTGGGATTGACCGACACCGTCGCTCCGACGGTCAAGCAGGAGATCGCCGAACCGCACGCCCACGCCTACTACCGGTACGAGGACGCGGCCGGCGTGGCACACACGGTCGACGTCACCCGGCAGAATCCGTCCTGGATCTCCAGCGGCGGCGACATGATCTCGACCACCCGGGATCTGCACACCTTCATCGCCGCACTGGTGGGCGGCCGGCTCCTGCCCGCCGAACTGCTCGCGCAGATGTTCACCCCGCATCCCGAATTCGGTTACGGCCTGGGCGTTTTCGTGCAGGAGGCACCGAACGGCGGCGGCACCATCATCACCCACAACGGCGGTATCGCCGGCCACGGAGCACTGATGTACAGCTCGCTCGACGGCAGCAAGACCCTGACCGCGACGCTGAATTCGGTGGACGACGCCGACCTGTCCCTATCCGGCGCGTTCCAGCAGGGCATGCAGCGGCTCGTCGCGGCGGTGTTCGGCGGCGAGCAGGCCGAGTAG
- a CDS encoding HEAT repeat domain-containing protein: MALFVHLTPEKNVRRIRRAGIKVQGAGVFCVPVLPSYVLSHQWLRELRRRGQRLIVAVHFRVPDEERVCVGHYSSAGAEMTAAEAVAVIRDAEDARGYQVVVPRSITAAELHRIRQVRQVTGWRYRPGAHGRRPCACPACLGRGEYKAADLRRRFPVEDPERTKPQLLHQLRNADNDDDLVDALWGLSRRSRGDVGDIAHLVEHANPDVRYALAVASRSYRGSAARRLLAGLAADPDPEVREVAVGTTG; the protein is encoded by the coding sequence GTGGCCTTGTTCGTGCACCTGACACCGGAGAAGAACGTGCGGCGGATTCGCCGGGCGGGCATCAAGGTGCAGGGCGCAGGGGTTTTCTGTGTGCCGGTGCTGCCTTCTTACGTGCTTTCGCATCAGTGGTTGCGGGAGTTGCGGCGGCGGGGGCAGCGGCTGATCGTCGCGGTGCATTTCCGGGTGCCGGACGAGGAACGGGTGTGCGTCGGGCACTACTCGAGTGCTGGTGCGGAAATGACTGCGGCCGAGGCTGTTGCGGTGATCAGGGACGCCGAGGACGCGCGCGGATACCAGGTTGTCGTACCCCGGTCGATCACCGCGGCCGAGCTCCATCGGATTCGGCAGGTACGTCAGGTGACGGGGTGGCGATACCGCCCCGGCGCGCACGGTCGCCGCCCTTGCGCGTGCCCGGCGTGCCTGGGGCGGGGCGAGTACAAGGCGGCCGACCTGCGTCGCCGGTTTCCGGTCGAAGACCCGGAGCGGACGAAACCGCAACTGCTGCACCAGCTGCGGAACGCGGACAACGACGACGACCTGGTCGACGCGCTGTGGGGTTTGAGCCGGCGCAGCCGTGGCGATGTCGGCGATATCGCGCACCTGGTCGAGCACGCCAACCCAGACGTGCGGTACGCGCTCGCGGTGGCATCACGCAGCTATCGGGGCAGCGCGGCCCGTCGGCTGCTGGCGGGTTTGGCTGCGGACCCGGATCCCGAGGTGCGCGAGGTGGCGGTCGGTACCACGGGGTGA
- a CDS encoding serine hydrolase domain-containing protein: MRYTRAAAAVAAVLVVSGCGETTGADPLQRDVDAIVAVGTTGVQARMVDTAGGPDRVAVGGRADIAVAEPVSPDGYFRIGSLTKTMVATVVLMLVGEGRLGLDDTVQRWLPDLLNGNGYDGNRITVRQLLQHTSGIRDAPLEMHTAEDYHRLRYQTRTPQQVVASAMAQAPDFAPGAGWSYSNTGYVLLGLIIEQVTQRPWYDEVGTRILEPLGLRDTRWPGDRPTLPAPHAKGYQQFEVDGPMVEVTELVDADASGGYLSTTADIGTFYRKLLDGSLLRPAELAQMRTTVPVDGAAAKAWPGARYGLGLFSVPLSCGGTYWMHNGGQTGYLSNAGVTENGARSVVVSLTGTLAVGGEDITRSAGFAQLQAANALTDHALCAA; encoded by the coding sequence ATGCGATACACGAGAGCGGCTGCGGCGGTGGCTGCGGTCCTGGTGGTCAGTGGCTGTGGCGAAACGACCGGCGCTGACCCACTACAGCGCGATGTCGATGCGATCGTGGCGGTGGGCACCACCGGCGTGCAGGCCAGGATGGTGGACACCGCGGGCGGCCCCGACCGTGTCGCAGTCGGAGGGCGCGCGGATATCGCTGTCGCGGAGCCGGTTTCGCCGGACGGGTACTTCAGGATCGGCAGCTTGACGAAGACGATGGTGGCTACCGTGGTGCTCATGCTGGTCGGGGAAGGACGGCTCGGACTCGACGATACCGTGCAGCGATGGCTACCGGACCTGTTGAACGGCAACGGTTATGACGGCAACCGGATCACTGTGCGGCAACTGCTCCAGCACACCAGCGGTATTCGCGACGCTCCGCTGGAAATGCACACCGCCGAGGACTATCACCGCCTCCGCTACCAGACTCGCACCCCGCAGCAGGTGGTGGCGTCCGCCATGGCACAGGCGCCCGATTTCGCACCGGGCGCCGGCTGGTCGTACTCCAACACCGGCTACGTCCTGTTGGGTCTGATCATCGAACAGGTGACGCAGCGCCCGTGGTACGACGAGGTCGGCACGCGCATCCTCGAACCGCTGGGGCTGCGTGACACCCGGTGGCCCGGCGACCGGCCGACGCTACCTGCCCCACATGCGAAGGGCTATCAGCAATTCGAGGTCGACGGGCCGATGGTCGAGGTCACCGAACTCGTCGACGCCGACGCGTCCGGCGGCTACCTGTCCACCACCGCGGATATCGGTACCTTCTATCGAAAATTGTTGGACGGCAGCCTGTTACGCCCTGCGGAACTTGCACAGATGCGTACCACCGTCCCGGTCGACGGCGCCGCCGCGAAGGCGTGGCCGGGCGCGCGCTACGGGCTCGGACTGTTCTCGGTCCCGTTGTCCTGCGGCGGCACCTACTGGATGCACAACGGCGGCCAGACGGGCTACCTCAGCAACGCCGGTGTGACCGAGAACGGAGCCCGCAGCGTCGTCGTCTCCCTCACCGGCACCCTTGCTGTCGGTGGCGAAGACATCACGCGCAGTGCGGGATTCGCCCAACTGCAGGCGGCCAACGCACTGACCGATCACGCACTCTGCGCGGCCTAG
- a CDS encoding dioxygenase, which yields MTDRPLSDDDADIPQAITRKRLLQMGLLAVPAAAALTAATTATSGNASPPQAVPDDLEPTPACHDGDAATIAQTEGPYFKPNSPRRSDLVLPGAPGTRLMVSGYVFTRSCRPVAQALLDFWQADNAGAYDNSGYNWRGHQFTDANGRFSLSTIVPGLYPGRTRHIHVKVQAPNQRILTTQLYFPGEPRNNTDSIFDRRLLMTVRTVPTGKEGTFDFILNFR from the coding sequence ATGACCGATCGACCCCTTTCCGACGACGACGCCGACATCCCCCAGGCGATCACCCGCAAACGCCTCCTGCAGATGGGCCTGTTGGCGGTACCCGCCGCGGCGGCACTGACCGCAGCCACCACGGCCACCAGCGGAAACGCCAGTCCGCCGCAGGCGGTGCCGGACGACCTCGAGCCCACCCCGGCCTGCCATGACGGGGACGCGGCCACCATCGCGCAGACCGAAGGCCCCTATTTCAAACCGAATTCACCTCGGCGCAGCGACCTGGTGCTCCCGGGCGCGCCGGGCACCCGGCTCATGGTAAGCGGCTATGTGTTCACGCGTTCTTGCCGTCCGGTGGCCCAGGCCCTGCTGGACTTCTGGCAGGCCGACAACGCCGGAGCCTACGACAATTCGGGCTACAACTGGCGCGGGCATCAGTTCACCGACGCGAACGGCCGATTCAGCCTGTCGACCATCGTGCCCGGCCTCTACCCCGGCCGCACTCGGCACATCCATGTGAAGGTGCAGGCGCCCAACCAGCGGATCCTCACCACCCAGCTGTATTTCCCCGGCGAACCCCGCAACAACACCGATTCCATCTTCGACCGGCGGTTGCTGATGACAGTGCGGACGGTGCCCACCGGGAAGGAGGGCACCTTCGACTTCATCCTGAACTTCCGCTGA
- a CDS encoding putative quinol monooxygenase produces the protein MSEIVVIASLQAKAGRGAELLALLSELVPRVLHTEPRLQRYACYVEPDSDPLRVTVIEKYATRADQAAHDNGVLTEYLPRLLDLVDPAPRTIELHSAPLTVEVSAVDAARLTI, from the coding sequence TTGTCCGAAATCGTCGTCATCGCCAGTCTGCAGGCCAAGGCCGGACGCGGCGCGGAACTGCTCGCCTTATTGTCCGAACTGGTCCCGCGGGTCCTGCACACCGAACCCCGGTTGCAACGCTATGCCTGCTACGTCGAGCCCGACTCCGACCCGCTCCGCGTCACCGTGATCGAAAAGTACGCCACGCGCGCCGATCAGGCGGCGCACGACAACGGTGTGCTCACCGAGTATCTGCCGCGGCTGCTCGATCTCGTCGATCCCGCACCCCGCACGATCGAACTGCACTCCGCCCCGCTGACGGTCGAGGTCAGCGCGGTCGATGCCGCACGACTGACCATCTAG
- a CDS encoding CocE/NonD family hydrolase, with the protein MYRPRIDADVEMTTRDGVTLTADLYRPAEEGRWPVLLHRTPYNRRDSFRVSAIVADPLWLARQGFAVLVQDTRGRFQSGGEFDFITQEYNDSYDAIDWAATQSWSDGNVGIYGSSYLGMAVLQAVAARNPRLKAAVAMVATADMRHTARPGGVFELGFLTTYGLVLCLEGLDHSSLDAAEQEQARKQLTEALADPVATVRRLPLTGIGPLDDDRVAPFWADWLRSPNNPFWQRPTLLSEPERVTIPFLQVTGYQDFTSPTQFRLATALADNENARLVAGPWTHFGTYTPSGQVGARVLADAGAGVPTWNPVLAAFFDRHLRGGDGADHPAADRYLSGPGRVTYFVGGSDTWAHASAWPPASTIEEWALGSGGDARSANGNGRLTRSGTKSADADAISDTFRADPHDPFPTHGGAVLLERDPAAAPQGIQDQRAVDRRDDLLVYTSEPLTEEVTIAGQPELVTFLTSSAPDADVCVTLVDVEPDGFARNVADGAQRARYRDGGDTDWLDAEEPSRVTVTLHDVAHRFGVGHRIRVQIAGFDFPRFSRNLHTRTVPEFGTLDEAVPAQHTVHHHPAAPSALRLPVLAA; encoded by the coding sequence GTGTACCGACCCCGCATCGACGCCGATGTCGAGATGACGACCAGAGACGGCGTCACCCTCACCGCCGATCTGTACCGCCCGGCCGAGGAGGGCCGCTGGCCGGTGCTGCTGCATCGCACCCCGTACAACCGGAGGGATTCCTTCCGGGTGTCCGCAATCGTGGCCGACCCGCTGTGGCTCGCCAGACAGGGCTTCGCGGTGCTCGTCCAGGACACCCGCGGCCGGTTCCAGTCCGGTGGCGAATTCGATTTCATCACACAGGAATACAACGACTCGTACGACGCGATCGATTGGGCCGCAACGCAATCCTGGAGCGACGGCAATGTCGGGATCTACGGCTCGTCCTACCTGGGCATGGCCGTCCTGCAAGCCGTCGCGGCGCGCAACCCGCGGCTCAAAGCCGCGGTCGCCATGGTCGCCACCGCCGATATGCGCCACACCGCCCGGCCGGGTGGCGTGTTCGAGCTCGGCTTCCTCACCACCTACGGCCTCGTGCTCTGCCTCGAAGGTCTCGACCACAGCTCGCTGGACGCGGCCGAACAGGAACAGGCGCGCAAGCAACTGACCGAAGCCTTGGCCGACCCGGTCGCCACCGTGCGCAGACTGCCGCTCACCGGTATCGGCCCGCTCGACGACGACCGGGTAGCGCCGTTCTGGGCCGACTGGCTGCGCTCGCCCAACAACCCGTTCTGGCAGCGGCCCACCCTGCTCAGCGAGCCCGAACGCGTCACCATCCCGTTCCTGCAGGTGACCGGCTACCAAGACTTCACGAGCCCTACCCAGTTCCGGCTGGCCACCGCACTCGCCGACAACGAGAACGCCCGCCTCGTCGCCGGACCCTGGACGCATTTCGGCACCTACACCCCGTCCGGGCAGGTCGGCGCCCGCGTGCTCGCCGACGCGGGCGCCGGTGTGCCCACCTGGAATCCGGTGCTCGCCGCGTTCTTCGACCGCCATCTGCGCGGCGGTGACGGCGCGGACCACCCGGCCGCCGACCGGTATCTTTCCGGCCCCGGCCGGGTGACCTACTTCGTCGGCGGCTCGGACACCTGGGCCCACGCGTCCGCCTGGCCGCCCGCGTCGACCATCGAGGAGTGGGCGCTCGGCTCCGGCGGCGATGCCCGCAGCGCGAACGGCAACGGGAGATTGACCCGGTCAGGAACGAAAAGTGCTGATGCCGATGCCATTTCGGATACTTTCAGGGCCGATCCGCACGATCCCTTCCCGACCCACGGCGGTGCGGTCCTGCTGGAACGAGACCCCGCGGCGGCCCCGCAGGGCATCCAGGACCAGCGCGCCGTCGACCGGCGCGACGACCTGCTCGTCTACACCAGCGAGCCGCTGACCGAGGAGGTGACGATCGCCGGACAACCGGAACTGGTCACCTTCCTCACCAGCAGCGCCCCCGACGCGGACGTGTGCGTCACCCTGGTCGACGTCGAACCGGATGGTTTCGCCCGCAATGTCGCCGACGGTGCGCAACGTGCCCGCTACCGCGACGGCGGTGACACCGACTGGCTCGATGCCGAGGAACCCAGCCGCGTCACCGTCACTCTCCACGACGTGGCACACCGGTTCGGTGTCGGCCACCGCATCCGGGTGCAGATCGCCGGGTTCGACTTCCCCCGGTTCAGCCGCAACCTGCACACCCGCACCGTGCCCGAGTTCGGCACCCTCGACGAGGCCGTGCCCGCCCAGCACACCGTCCACCACCACCCGGCCGCACCCTCCGCGCTGCGCCTGCCGGTACTCGCCGCATGA
- a CDS encoding NADP-dependent oxidoreductase: MRAVRFAEYGGPEVLELTEVPEPHPGAGQIRIAVRAAGVNPHDWRVREGQFRRIRPIELPTGIGQDAAGVVDEVGAGVTDIEVGAYVLGRGASTYAEFAVLSSWARIPRNLTFAEAAGYPSVVETALRILRLVDVRPGQTLLVSGAAGGVGSAVLQIARERGIKVIGTAGAANLDYVRSLGALATTYGDGWVERVRELGPVDAALDLNGAGVIRGLLDLTGNPDKVVTIADLEAPMLGIRFAGVGGSMSEALAETVDLISREKLYIPVAQSYSLEDAATAHTDSQAGHTRGRRVLLV; this comes from the coding sequence ATGAGAGCAGTCCGCTTCGCCGAGTACGGCGGTCCCGAAGTCCTGGAGCTGACCGAAGTGCCCGAACCCCATCCGGGCGCAGGTCAGATACGCATCGCCGTGCGAGCGGCAGGCGTGAATCCGCACGATTGGCGGGTCCGGGAGGGCCAGTTCCGGCGGATCCGCCCGATCGAACTGCCGACGGGCATCGGCCAGGACGCCGCGGGCGTGGTGGACGAGGTCGGCGCGGGTGTGACCGATATCGAGGTCGGCGCGTACGTGCTCGGCCGCGGTGCGAGCACCTACGCCGAGTTCGCCGTGCTGTCGTCGTGGGCCCGGATACCTCGCAATCTCACCTTCGCCGAGGCGGCCGGATACCCGTCCGTGGTCGAGACCGCATTGCGCATCCTTCGTCTGGTCGACGTTCGGCCCGGGCAAACGCTGCTGGTCAGCGGCGCGGCCGGCGGCGTCGGTTCCGCGGTGTTGCAGATCGCCCGGGAACGCGGCATCAAGGTGATCGGCACCGCCGGGGCCGCGAATCTGGATTACGTGCGCAGCCTCGGCGCCCTGGCCACCACCTATGGCGACGGCTGGGTCGAGCGGGTCCGCGAACTCGGCCCCGTCGACGCCGCGCTGGACCTGAACGGTGCAGGTGTCATCCGGGGGCTGCTCGACCTGACCGGAAACCCGGACAAGGTCGTCACGATCGCCGACCTCGAGGCGCCGATGCTCGGCATCCGATTCGCCGGTGTGGGCGGCAGCATGTCCGAAGCACTCGCCGAGACCGTCGACCTCATCTCCCGCGAAAAGCTGTATATCCCCGTTGCCCAGTCGTATTCACTTGAGGACGCCGCGACCGCCCACACCGACAGCCAAGCCGGGCACACCCGTGGCCGCCGGGTCCTGCTCGTCTGA
- a CDS encoding serine/threonine-protein kinase, giving the protein MSRIEDGRMASDGDRIADRYTLREMFTLGGEGLVWRATDEVLGRDVVLKCPRVGDTAGVQALRVAARNAAVLRHPNIVGVLDIFECDGVLWLVTEYVPGASLAENVRRQGKMGISQTVAVGAQVASALAHCHGNGILHCDVSPENIILTPDGDARLTDFGSSLDLRAAGTGENPKADAARGKWRYAAPELGEGGLPGPKADVYALAASLLAVSGPRRGAGALDAVLTRLTLSNPSLRPTAAAAADAFARLEQAPRDLDRTLLRRVVLGAALLCAVALTVAAGVAMPADGPADPLGDPRTADPCALLDPAVLAEFGRIDMATDEGNFDTCDLRVRLPGEDFHPEVGRVRLTLSEAPPPEQNSQTTVTRVGNLAIVSERPGSTRCIRALILSDAATVEILGQRKPGGPDPCALADAVTAHVRELVERGPIPRRSGEFPTDSLARHDACAQLDVSTLSKVPGLDALRPVRGFGNWSCRWNSTIDSHVTVRYDRDPPKTAEDGQPLVLAGLPSFRRTGATSTDECTVQIQYRDFTGVSGDELAEIAVVQFGGAPTPELRCATATELATTVAASLVR; this is encoded by the coding sequence GTGAGCCGAATCGAGGACGGGCGCATGGCGAGCGACGGTGACCGCATCGCGGATCGTTACACGTTGCGGGAAATGTTCACGTTGGGTGGCGAAGGGCTGGTCTGGCGGGCCACCGACGAGGTACTCGGCCGGGACGTGGTGCTCAAATGTCCACGGGTCGGCGATACGGCGGGTGTGCAGGCACTGCGGGTCGCGGCGCGTAACGCCGCGGTCCTGCGGCATCCGAATATCGTCGGCGTGCTCGATATCTTCGAGTGCGACGGCGTGCTGTGGTTGGTCACCGAATATGTCCCGGGCGCTTCGCTCGCCGAAAATGTGCGCAGGCAAGGGAAAATGGGGATCTCCCAGACCGTGGCCGTCGGCGCGCAGGTCGCGAGTGCGCTCGCGCACTGCCACGGCAACGGCATCCTGCATTGTGATGTCTCGCCGGAGAACATCATCCTCACCCCCGACGGCGACGCCAGGCTCACCGATTTCGGCAGTTCGCTGGACCTGCGCGCGGCAGGCACCGGCGAGAACCCGAAAGCCGATGCCGCGCGCGGAAAGTGGCGTTATGCCGCGCCCGAGCTCGGCGAAGGTGGGCTCCCGGGCCCCAAGGCGGATGTGTACGCGCTAGCCGCGTCCTTGCTCGCGGTGTCGGGCCCGCGGCGCGGGGCCGGTGCGCTCGACGCGGTGCTGACCCGGTTGACGCTGTCGAATCCGAGCCTGCGTCCCACCGCCGCCGCGGCCGCCGACGCGTTCGCGCGGCTGGAACAGGCGCCACGCGATTTGGATCGCACTCTGCTGCGCCGGGTGGTGCTCGGTGCGGCTTTGCTGTGTGCGGTAGCGCTGACCGTCGCGGCCGGGGTGGCCATGCCCGCCGACGGGCCCGCCGACCCGCTCGGTGATCCACGGACCGCGGACCCCTGCGCACTGCTGGACCCGGCGGTGCTCGCGGAGTTCGGGCGCATCGACATGGCCACGGACGAAGGCAATTTCGATACCTGTGATCTGCGGGTCCGGCTGCCCGGCGAGGACTTCCATCCCGAGGTCGGCCGGGTCCGGCTGACCTTGTCCGAAGCCCCGCCGCCCGAGCAGAACTCACAGACCACGGTGACCAGGGTCGGTAACCTCGCCATTGTGTCCGAGCGGCCCGGAAGCACCAGATGCATTCGGGCGCTGATACTTTCGGACGCAGCGACGGTCGAGATCCTCGGTCAGCGCAAACCCGGTGGGCCGGATCCGTGCGCGCTGGCCGACGCGGTGACCGCCCACGTGCGGGAGCTGGTGGAACGCGGGCCGATTCCGCGACGGTCGGGGGAGTTCCCCACCGACTCGCTCGCCCGCCACGACGCCTGCGCGCAACTGGATGTGTCGACGCTCAGCAAGGTACCGGGACTGGACGCGCTGCGTCCGGTCCGCGGCTTCGGCAACTGGTCCTGTCGCTGGAACAGCACCATCGATAGCCACGTAACGGTGCGCTATGACCGTGACCCGCCGAAGACCGCCGAGGACGGGCAACCCCTCGTGCTCGCCGGGCTGCCCAGCTTCCGGCGCACCGGAGCGACCAGCACCGACGAGTGCACCGTACAGATCCAATACCGGGACTTCACCGGGGTTTCCGGGGACGAACTCGCCGAGATCGCCGTCGTCCAGTTCGGTGGCGCGCCGACGCCGGAGTTGCGGTGCGCGACCGCTACCGAACTCGCCACCACCGTCGCCGCCAGTCTGGTCCGGTGA